The following coding sequences are from one Schizosaccharomyces osmophilus chromosome 1, complete sequence window:
- the paf1 gene encoding RNA polymerase II associated Paf1 complex, with amino-acid sequence MPSSDIQNKDLLKGSVNSSLYSTTHTSNRRQDYILRVRYHNPLPPPPFPPRLINISNPVKQYALPNFVSNVVQEKKIAIENDAELGMPMDLAAVDGFFEGDTSWMQSDMSGMNLDPADRALLKVAGGSGSSHVEVPFLRRTEYISSEVGRNTSTRGNLRLTASTSKAIAEQRGRSLREIPNQIGAIDQTFSAVKEPLQNLKHPTKPDLKPVGAWNLLPNDSMAGIQHLMLRVSDNLTDRAPTPSTSEEDDVSKRHRVALFMPSSAEGEQYLSYYLPSEEAAEKVQQASNDSSSTEGPFLYNLFRNFDATMHVNPSGLEDLCLSLHTDKENPKNSQALYTPVYARSTLKRRHVRAPVNPDTIDGIELRLRKINKEEGVQLKRARYDSFAMGDEEALVKEEQEIAEEQVGEENELNEIEEQQQGSNIQSESVENVQPLSTEESGQVPTHNEQNEEGKESEDQGEQNRQSEIVNDKNNKSSSDESENIIEGDHQSQQEEPKLNPAEEVETNAPTANSPSPASGSSSNS; translated from the exons ATGCCCAGTAGTGATATACAAAATAAGGATTTACTGAAAGGCTCTGTAAACAGCAGCCTATACTCCACTACACATACT TCAAATAGGAGGCAAGATTATATTCTTCGGGTGAGATACCATAATCCACTCCCTCCACCCCCATTTCCTCCTAGGCTCATTAACATTTCAAACCCAGTCAAGCAATATGCCTTGCCAAATTTTGTGTCTAATGTagttcaagaaaagaaaattgcGATTGAAAATGATGCTGAACTTGGAATGCCCATGGATTTAGCTGCTGTTGATGGATTTTTCGAGGGTGATACGTCCTGGATGCAATCCGACATGTCTGGTATGAATTTGGACCCAGCCGATCGTGCTTTGCTCAAAGTTGCTGGCGGATCTGGCTCTTCTCATGTTGAGGTCCCATTTTTGCGACGAACTGAATACATTTCTTCTGAAGTTGGACGAAATACCTCAACTCGTGGTAATTTGCGATTGACGGCTTCTACGAGCAAAGCAATTGCTGAGCAGCGCGGTCGGTCGCTTCGTGAAATTCCCAATCAAATTGGGGCTATTGACCAAACCTTTTCGGCCGTGAAGGAGCCTTTGCAAAATTTAAAACATCCAACAAAACCCGACTTGAAACCGGTTGGTGCTTGGAACCTTTTGCCAAACGATTCGATGGCAGGCATTCAGCATCTTATGCTACGTGTTTCTGATAACCTTACAGACCGTGCTCCTACTCCGTCAACGtctgaagaagacgatGTTTCCAAACGACACAGAGTTGCTCTTTTTATGCCTTCTTCCGCAGAAGGAGAACAATATTTATCTTACTATCTTCCTTCAGAAGAGGCCGCAGAAAAAGTTCAACAAGCCTCCAACGACTCTTCCTCGACTGAGGGCCCTTTCTTGTATAACTTATTCCGCAATTTTGACGCCACTATGCATGTTAATCCTAGTGGTTTAGAAGATTTATGTTTAAGTCTCCACacagacaaagaaaatcctAAAAACAGCCAAGCCCTATACACTCCTGTTTACGCACGGTCGACATTAAAACGACGACATGTTCGTGCTCCCGTCAACCCCGACACAATTGATGGTATAGAGTTGAGATTacgaaaaataaacaaggaAGAAGGTGTGCAGTTGAAACGGGCTAGGTATGATTCGTTTGCAATGGGCGACGAGGAAGCTCTTGTGAAGGAGGAGCAAGAAATTGCTGAAGAGCAAGTgggagaagaaaatgaacttaatgaaattgaagagcAACAACAAGGCTCGAATATTCAGTCAGAGTCTGTAGAAAATGTTCAGCCATTGTCCACTGAGGAGTCAGGACAGGTTCCCACTCACAATGAACAGAACGAAGAAGGGAAGGAAAGCGAAGATCAAGGTGAACAGAATCGACAATCAGAAATTGTcaatgataaaaataataaatcCAGCTCAGATGAGTCCGAGAATATAATTGAAGGAGATCACCAAAGTCAACAGGAAGAACCAAAATTGAATCCCGCCGAAGAGGTTGAAACCAATGCTCCTACTGCTAATTCACCCTCACCTGCGTCGGGATCATCCTCTAATTCTTAA
- a CDS encoding GTPase activating protein, whose product MSLGKKKETNAILLKSLLREPANKICADCKRNEQPRWASWSLGVFICIRCSGIHRSLGVHISRVKSVDLDAWTDEQTENMRRWGNQRANMYWEAKLADDHVPSDSKVAIFIRTKYELRKWVLSPEIPSPETLIPSKKSNPSITSPEPKVVNRSVGTSMPSISKESLHYPSEAPMVDFTSGASAENYRLPNPSASTAASTPNLTSLSANSSSSTQANRQKDLKSSILSLYASPRPVSAMNSPVSAFSNIPSTPSSNVQGSQQYASLQSPVSSTSFVAEKWKMPLFGSTNAYSFSRESGMQSQPPRRTQSAMDNSIMNTHDVWK is encoded by the exons ATGTCACtgggaaaaaagaaagaaacaaacgcAATTCTTCTAAAGTCACTTTTGCGCGAACcagcaaacaaaatatgTGCAGACTGTAAACGTAATGAGCAACCACGATGGGCCAGCTGGTCTTTGGGGGTCTTCATTTGTATCAG ATGCTCCGGTATCCATAGGAGTCTTGGTGTTCACATCAGTAGAG TGAAATCTGTAGATTTGGACGCTTGGACTGATGAGCAAACCGAAAATATGCGTCGGTGGGGAAATCAACGAGCAAACAT GTACTGGGAAGCAAAACTAGCAGATGACCACGTCCCCTCAGACAG CAAAGTTGCAATCTTTATTCGAACAAAATATGAATTACGAAAGTGGGTTTTAAGTCCTGAGATCCCTTCTCCCGAAACGCTGATTCCGtctaaaaaatcaaacCCTTCCATTACTTCACCAGAGCCGAAAGTAGTTAATAGATCTGTAGGTACCAGCATGCCCTCTATATCTAAGGAATCCTTGCATTATCCAAGCGAGGCCCCCATGGTAGATTTTACTTCTGGGGCTAGCGCAGAGAATTATCGCTTGCCAAACCCCAGCGCTTCTACTGCAGCATCCACTCCGAATTTGACGTCTCTATCTGCTAATAGTTCGTCAAGTACTCAAGCTAATAGACAGAAAGACCTCAAATCTTCTATCCTCTCCTTATACGCTTCACCTCGTCCCGTATCCGCCATGAACTCACCGGTGTCTGCCTTTTCCAACATTCCGTCGACGCCCAGCTCGAATGTTCAAGGGTCACAACAATACGCTAGTCTTCAGTCACCTGTTTCCAGTACTTCTTTTGTCGCCGAAAAATGGAAGATGCCTCTTTTTGGCTCAACAAATGCTTATTCCTTTTCCCGGGAATCAGGTATGCAGTCTCAACCTCCTCGGAGGACCCAGTCTGCTATGGATAACAGTATAATGAATACCCATGATGTGTGGAAGTAA
- the rlp7 gene encoding ribosomal protein L7-like Rlp7 involved in ribosome biogenesis, whose product MAEEAPVVQQNNILEPEVILKKRKVNERTRLERVEAALEKKQSQNKKKNIVFKRAESFVKNYRDGERERLRLKRVAKKTGSALIDEEPKLLFCIRLAGARNIPPKARKVLQLLRLASTNNGVFVRNTKSTANMLKLVEPYVTYGVPSLKSVRELIYKRGFGKIKGQRAALSDNALIEEALGKFDVISIEDIIHELYNVGPHFKEVSSFLWPFKLSSIKHSLIEKKVKHYNEGGKAGFCGEDINDLIKEQA is encoded by the exons ATGGCAGAGGAAGCACCGGTAGTCcaacaaaacaatattCTTGAGCCTGAAGTTATTCTCAAGAAACGTAAAGTTAATGAGCGTACTCGCCTTGAACGAGTAGAAGCTGctcttgaaaagaaacag tctcaaaacaaaaagaaaaatattgttttcaaacgTGCTGAATCATTCGTTAAGAATTATCGGGATGGTGAACGTGAACGTTTGAGATTGAAGCGTGTAGCTAAGAAGACTGGTAGCGCTTTGATTGACGAGGAGCctaagcttcttttttgcattCGTCTTGCTGGTGCTCGCAACATCCCACCAAAGGCTCGTAAAGTATTACAGCTTTTACGATTAGCCAGTACTAACAACGGTGTCTTTGTCCGTAACACCAAGTCCACCGCAAACATGTTGAAACTTGTTGAACCATATGTTACATATGGTGTTCCTAGTCTGAAGTCAGTCCGTGAACTGATCTACAAGCGCGGTTTTGGTAAAATTAAAGGTCAACGGGCAGCTCTTTCTGACAATGCTCTCATTGAAGAAGCTCTTGGAAAGTTTGATGTTATTTCCATTGAAGATATTATACATGAACTATACAACGTTGGACCTCATTTCAAAGAGGTCAGCAGCTTCCTGTGGCCTTTTAAGCTGTCCTCCATCAAACACtctttaattgaaaaaaaggttaAGCATTATAATGAAGGTGGAAAGGCTGGCTTCTGCGGTGAAGACATTAATGACTTGATCAAGGAACAAGCTTAa
- the swi6 gene encoding heterochromatin (HP1) family chromodomain protein Swi6, whose translation MVKNVRSYRRSSTTKRSVLDEDSEPELPSMSKEALETKNSDEPASEDEPLIKHEKLEKNAGKEIVGVDAEGKNADEGDDKNDGEEDDEAEEEYVVEKVLKHRLARKGGGYEYLLKWEGYDDPSDNTWSTEADCDGCKDLVVTYWEERGGRPDASSKRKRLGRSRKPESRETSIKSQRISESEPAKPTLVPEEEEEEHEERQEFSSPSKTPSPEKYTHQEKESPPKNGRAEPKENIPSAKEPSPSPRKEKLPSASPKKAHSKVPVLPEMKELTAQQVERYDTWEELVASIDTIERKDDGTLEIYLTWKNGAVSHYPSSITNKKCPQKMLQFYESHLTFRENE comes from the exons ATGGTGAAAAACGTCCGTTCGTATCGACGTTCATCTACAACGAAACGTTCTGTGCTAGACGAAGACTCTGAACCAGAACTACCTAGCATGAGCAAAGAAGCActggaaacaaagaattctGACGAGCCGGCTTCAGAAGATGAACCATTAATCAAACACGAAAAGCTAGAGAAAAACGCCGGAAAAGAGATTGTTGGTGTTGATGCAGAAGGAAAGAATGCCGACGAAGGAGACGACAAGAATGATGGTGAGGAAGATGACGAGGCGGAAGAAGAATatgttgttgaaaaagTGCTGAAGCACCGTCTGGCTAGG AAAGGTGGAGGTTATGAATATCTATTAAAATGGGAAGGATATGACGATCCAAGTGATAATACTTGGAGTACAGAAGCAGACTGTGA TGGCTGTAAAGATCTCGTAGTAACATATTGGGAGGAACGCGGTGGTCGTCCAGATGCCagttccaaaagaaaacgtcTTGGTCGAAGCCGTAAACCGGAAAGTAGAGAGACTTCCATCAAAAGCCAAAGGATTTCTGAGAGTGAACCTGCTAAACCCACTCTAGTTccagaagaagaggaagaagaacatGAAGAGAGACAGGAATTTTCCTCGCCTTCGAAGACACCTAGTCCGGAGAAATATACCCATcaggaaaaagaatctcCTCCCAAAAATGGTCGCGCAGAGcccaaagaaaatattccATCCGCAAAGGAACCGTCTCCCTCACCAAGGAAGGAGAAACTACCAAGCGCTAGCCCCAAGAAAGCTCATTCAAAGGTTCCTGTTCTTCCCGAAATGAAAGAGTTAACCGCTCAGCAAGTAGAACGGTATGATACGTGGGAGGAGTTGGTAGCCAGCATAGATACAATTGAGCGAAAAGATGATGGGACACTCGAAATTTATTTAACTTGGAAGAACGGCGCTGTGTCTCATTATCCAAGCTCAATCACGAACAAGAAATGTCCTCAAAAAATGCTACAGTTTTATGAAAGCCACTTGACGTTTCGCGAAAACGAATGA
- the mrp20 gene encoding mitochondrial ribosomal protein subunit L23, giving the protein MSKVAGKRLVYFPNIPFILYRGLNLPPNFAAFRVPLNVNKFDVRDYLLHVYNLKVLSVKTNIYQGNLYRNEYGRVRREQATKRAIVEMEEPFIYPELPEDLRQWQAGDALPDGTSAQTLSRYPKILEKADMKGVNEELDKLKNANFSTSQQKISRLLKNMH; this is encoded by the coding sequence ATGAGTAAAGTAGCCGGAAAGCGTTTGGTGTATTTTCCTAATATACCGTTTATTCTCTACCGAGGACTGAATTTACCGCCAAACTTTGCTGCATTTCGTGTTCCTTTGAATGTGAATAAATTTGATGTTCGAGATTATTTATTGCATGTTTATAACCTCAAAGTTCTTTCGGTGAAAACCAACATTTACCAAGGAAATCTTTACCGGAATGAATACGGTCGAGTCAGAAGAGAGCAAGCTACCAAACGCGCAATTGTCGAAATGGAAGAACCATTTATCTACCCAGAACTTCCAGAAGATTTACGACAATGGCAAGCTGGTGATGCTTTGCCAGATGGCACGAGTGCTCAAACTTTGAGCAGATATCCCaagattttggaaaaagctgACATGAAAGGTGTCAATGAAGAGCTGGATAAGCTGAAGAATGCAAATTTCTCCACTTCTCAGCAAAAGATATCTcgtttattaaaaaatatgcATTGA
- the rps1602 gene encoding 40S ribosomal protein S16: protein MQSVQCFGKKGNATAVAHCKAGKGLIKVNGAPLSLVQPEILRMKVYEPILVAGADKFAGVDIRVRVSGGGQVSQIYAIRQAISKAIVAYYQKFVDEHSKAEVKKALVTYDRTLLVADPRRMEPKKFGGHGARARQQKSYR from the exons ATGCAATCAGTTCAgtgctttggaaaaaaaggcAATGCTACCGCCGTTGCTCATTGCAAGGCCGGTAAGGGTTTGATCAAGGTCAACGGTGCACCTCTTTCTCTTGTCCAACCCGAAATTTTGCGTATGAAGGTTTACGAGCCCATCTTGGTTGCTGGAGCTGACAAGTTTGCCGGCGTTGATATTCGCGTTCGTGTTTCTGGTGGTGGTCAAGTTTCTCAAATCTATGCTATCCGTCAAGCCATCTCCAAGGCAATCGTTGCTTACTACCAAAAGTTTGTCGACGAACACTCCAAGGCTGAAGTCAAGAAGGCCCTCGTCACTTACGACCGTACTTTGTTGGTCGCTGACCCTCGTCGTATGGAGCCCAAGAAG TTCGGTGGTCACGGTGCTCGTGCTCGTCAACAAAAGTCTTATCGTtaa
- the bfr2 gene encoding traub family protein involved in ribosome biogenesis: MGKVFMKDELASMLNPTPEVEKDPEAIDAPFSDEEYSSDNENKNSGREHYVDVGASKLRSKQGPALDPRFKGKKISRKDLEANQDNESVSEEGSEDLEEEPLSENENDISGEEVSDGLSGDEDEAGSEDESLSENKDESEDGSENEDDETFALPDGDISKLKKMLHGEQKLSDKIRSSAVQDMKKGVALQEQMRMYDQVLDTRIRLQKGFSQAHTMDAFEENQDNEIKDQADETTNVVSIDEVKKSLVSFIQKTMELRVDLMVDSGIEPRGLKRKAESEDIESISSTMNDLDNSLEDWKNTTLTKWHNRVQAAQGITQNNKFKALNQNVVQQIDQTMLNKDDLIERSRLSRSDSSRKDPNPELYDDTEFYQSLLKDFINSRLADSGRDTNVRWVASKQQKQKKENVDTKASKGRKLRYHVHEKLQNFMVPVEVTSWPEEHIDDLFNSLLGQRVDMSENTKDGEDTEKRQQEEELSLATNDGFSLFG, from the exons ATGGGGAAAG TGTTTATGAAAGATGAATTGGCTTCTATGCTGAATCCGACGCCGGAAG TGGAAAAAGACCCAGAGGCGATAGATGCACCGTTTTCTGATGAAGAGTATTCAAGTGATAATGAGAATAAGAATTCTGGAAGAGAGCATTATGTTGATGTTGG TGCAAGCAAGCTTCGTAGCAAACAAGGTCCTGCTTTAGATCCTCGTTTTAAGGGAAAAAAGATTAGCAGAAAGGACTTGGAGGCGAATCAAGATAATGAGTCCGTTTCTGAGGAAGGCTCTGAGGACTTGGAAGAAGAACCTCTCagtgaaaacgaaaatgaCATCTCAGGTGAAGAGGTGTCTGACGGCCTCTCAGGAGATGAAGACGAAGCGGGTAGTGAGGATGAATCTCTATCTGAAAACAAAGACGAATCTGAGGACGGTTCCGAAAACGAGGATGATGAAACATTTGCGCTTCCTGATGGAGACATTTCCAAGcttaaaaaaatgttaCATGGAGAGCAAAAACTTTCTGATAAAATCCGGAGCTCTGCTGTTCAGGACATGAAAAAGGGTGTTGCTCTTCAAGAACAAATGCGAATGTACGATCAAGTCTTAGATACACGGATACGTTTGCAAAAAGGGTTTTCCCAAGCTCATACTATGGATGCATTCGAAGAAAACCAGGATAATGAGATCAAAGATCAAGCAGACGAGACGACAAATGTAGTCTCAATTGATGAAGTCAAAAAATCCTTGGTGTcctttattcaaaaaaccaTGGAACTTCGCGTCGATTTGATGGTGGACAGTGGTATCGAGCCTAGAGGCTTAAAACGAAAAGCTGAATCCGAGGACATAGAGtcaatttcatcaacaATGAATGATTTAGACAACTCTTTAGAAGACTGGAAAAATACTACCTTAACAAAATGGCACAATCGTGTTCAAGCTGCTCAAGGAATTACACAGAATAATAAATTTAAGGCTTTGAATCAAAATGTTGTGCAACAAATTGATCAAACAATGCTCAATAAAGATGATCTCATAGAGCGTTCGCGTTTGAGCCGCTCAGACAGTTCTCGCAAAGACCCTAATCCTGAGCTTTATGACGATACCGAGTTTTACCAATCCTTATTAAAGGACTTTATTAACTCCAGATTGGCAGACTCTGGAAGAGATACAAACGTTCGATGGGTCGCTTCcaaacaacaaaaacaaaagaaagaaaatgtcGATACGAAGGCCTCTAAGGGACGTAAGTTACGTTATCATGTCCACGAGAAGCTTCAGAATTTTATGGTTCCTGTTGAGGTGACATCTTGGCCTGAAGAACACATTGACGACTTATTTAATAGTCTTCTGGGTCAGCGCGTCGATATGTCTGAGAATACTAAAGATGGAGAGGATACAGAAAAGAGacaacaagaagaagagctTTCTTTGGCTACCAACGACGGGTTCTCTCTTTTTGGGTAG
- the rad9 gene encoding checkpoint clamp complex protein Rad9: MEFVVSNTNLRDLSRIFLNLSRIDDAVNWEINKDQLILTTLNSSRSGFGKVALTKKFFDKFTFHPDTLFLTGFVSPTVRLSTQIKPILSIFRNKIFESTFLVNNNPNANTGATDSTSKKNVVVENIQLQITSGKECRVIFKFNCKHGVIKTYKIAYEQTQTLQAVFDKASCHNNWQINSKILKDLVEHFGQKTEELTIQPVHGRVLLTSFTEEVVHNKDVLKQPTQTTVSIDGKEFEQVSLNEGVIITLSLKEFRAAVLLAESLGTSIASYYSVSGKPALFTFNKGKFMEVEAQFILATVMGSDDYDESSSLGARWKQSGTANSSLFVPENTSAAPALNEDEATSASIGWQTNGDAETSRMFHSALDIPTNEESARKRPKQTTDEDNRPLFLEGMPDDNELMAFNNDVADDAEFGPTQHEQTFHGIFSQDDTEN; encoded by the exons ATGGAATTTGTTGtttcaaatacaaatttaAGAGATCTTTCGAGAATATTTTTGAACCTTTCTAGGATTGATGATGCCGTAAATTGGGAAATTAATAAGGATCAA CTTATTTTAACAACTTTAAACTCTTCCAGGTCAGGATTTGGGAAGGTAGCTCTtacaaaaaagttttttgacAAGTTCACATTCCATCCAGATACTCTATTCCTTACAGGATTTGTCTCTCCAACAGTGCGATTAAGTACACAAATCAAGCCGATCCTTTCAATCTTTCGAAATAAAATCTTTGAATCGACTTTCCTGGTCAACAACAATCCCAATGCCAATACGGGTGCAACAGACTCTACtagtaaaaagaatgtcGTTGTGGAGAATATACAATTACAAATCACATCGGGCAAAGAATGCCGAGTTATCTTCAAATTTAACTGCAAACACG GAGTCATAAAAACTTACAAGATTGCATATGAACAAACGCAAACACTACAGGCCGTCTTTGATAAAGCATCTTGTCATAATAATTGGCAAattaattccaaaattttgaaagatctGGTTGAGCATTTCGGAcaaaaaacagaagaatTGACGATCCAGCCAGTGCATGGACGGGTCTTGCTGACTAGTTTTACTGAAGAGGTCGTTCACAATAAAG ATGTCTTAAAGCAGCCCACGCAAACAACAGTTTCAATTGATGGGAAAGAATTTGAACAAGTTTCCCTTAATGAGGGCGTAATAATAACGCtatctttaaaagaattccGG GCAGCTGTTTTGCTCGCTGAATCTCTAGGAACATCTATCGCATCATACTATAGCGTATCAGGAAAACCTGCCTTGTTCACGTTCAATAAGGGGAAATTTATGGAGGTTGAAGCGCAGTTTATACTCGCTACTGTTATGGGATCTGACGATTACGACGAAAGTTCTTCTTTGGGGGCACGGTGGAAGCAAAGTGGTACCGCTAACAGCAGTTTATTCGTTCCGGAAAACACAAGTGCTGCTCCAGCTTTGAACGAGGATGAAGCAACATCTGCGTCGATAGGATGGCAAACTAAT GGAGATGCGGAGACGTCTAGGATGTTTCATTCCGCATTGGATATACCAACAAATGAAGAATCTGCGAGAAAGCGACCTAAACAGACAACAGACGAAGATAATCGGCCGTTATTTTTGGAGGGTATGCCGGACGATAATGAACTGATGGCATTCAATAACGATGTAGCCGACGATGCTGAATTTGGACCAACGCAACATGAACAAACCTTTCATGGCATCTTTTCTCAAGATGATACTGAAAACTAA
- the apm4 gene encoding AP-2 adaptor complex mu subunit Apm4 yields MISGVFFFNLKGDNIICRTYRHDLKRHVTDVIRIHVLANPELRTPIAAFGSTSYTYVRHEDLYIVTVAKGNPNVIILLEFLERLVEVLSRYFDKVNESTIKENFAFIYELLDEMVDFGIVQMTEPHALARTLTISPTKKKESSILSMKRSTSSQTVTSHPIDQSKSVPWRRAGIKYRSNTIYLDVVERLNLLISSTGNTLRSDISGSVHMRALLSGMPECQFGLSDKLDYKLKYNDNRQKSLRSQDDSTTSEGITLEDCQFHQCVRLPEFENERKISFIPPDGEVELMSYRCHENIHVPFRIHPIVEQLSKQKLIYRISIRSSYPHKLSTSLNLRIPVPENVVKANPRVNRGKSGYKPSENIIGWNIPYYLGEMDLIFYAEVELSNTTNQQHWSRPPISLDFNIQMLASSGLKVQYLHVQEPSNNKYKSIKWVRYATRAGTCEIRF; encoded by the exons ATGATTTCG GgtgtcttctttttcaacttgAAAGGCGACAATATCATTTGCCGGACATATCGACATGACTTGAA gaggCATGTAACTGATGTTATCCGTATTCATGTACTTGCGAATCCTGAATTACGGACTCCAATTGCAGCGTTTGGATCCACTAGTTATACCTATGTTAGACACGAAGATTTATATATTGTTACGGttgcaaaaggaaatcCAAATGTAATTATATTACTGGAATTCTTAGAGCGTTTAGTTGAGGTACTGTCTCGATATTTTGACAAGGTTAATGAAAGTACCATTAAGGAAAATTTTGCGTTTATTTACGAATTGCTGGATGAAATGGttgattttggaattgtGCAAATGACAGAACCCCATGCACTTGCTCGGACTTTGACTATTAGCCcgacgaaaaagaaagaatcctCCATTTTATCAATGAAACGCTCTACCTCTTCCCAAACCGTCACTAGTCATCCAATTGACCAATCCAAGTCTGTACCCTGGAGAAGAGCAGGTATAAAGTATCGTAGTAACACAATATATCTCGACGTCGTGGAGCGATTAAACCTTCTAATTAGCTCTACAGGTAATACTTTACGATCCGACATTTCTGGGTCTGTGCATATGCGAGCTTTATTATCAGGGATGCCGGAGTGCCAATTTGGCCTTAGCGATAAACTTGACTATAAACTGAAGTATAACGACAATCGACAAAAATCTTTGCGTTCACAGGATGATTCCACAACTTCTGAAGGTATCACGCTAGAAGACTGCCAATTTCATCAGTGCGTGAGGCTTCCGGAATTCGAAAATGAACGCAAGATATCTTTTATCCCTCCGGATGGTGAGGTTGAACTTATGAGTTATCGCTGCCATGAAAATATCCATGTGCCTTTTCGTATACATCCAATTGTTGAACAATTGtcgaaacaaaaattaatCTACAGGATTAGCATCCGCTCGAGCTATCCTCACAAGCTTTCTACGTCTCTTAATCTTCGAATACCTGTTCCGGAAAACGTAGTAAAAGCAAACCCTAGAGTCAATCGAGGGAAATCTGGCTATAAGCCTTCAGAAAACATAATCGGCTGGAATATTCCTTACTATTTGGGGGAGATGGATCTAATCTTTTATGCTGAAGTCGAGTTATCAAACACTACTAACCAGCAACATTGGTCTCGTCCTCCCATTTCTCTTGACTTCAATATCCAAATGCTCGCCAGCTCAGGATTAAAAGTACAATACTTGCATGTGCAAGAACCATCtaataataaatacaaaagcaTTAAATGGGTTCGCTACGCGACACGTGCAGGCACCTGCGAAATTCGGTTTTAG
- the rpl13 gene encoding 60S ribosomal protein L13 produces MAIHVKGQLPNAHFHKDWQRYVKTWFDQPGRKLHRRQARQTKAAKIAPRPVEALRPAVKPPTIRYNMKIRAGRGFTLEELKAAGVSRRVAPTIGIPVDHRRRNRSEESLQRNVERLKAYLAHLIVFPRKAGQPKKGDATDVSGAKQADASVVFPITQEAVEEAKPITEDAKKFQAFNTLTNERAHARHLGARIAYAKKRAEEAEAKKK; encoded by the coding sequence ATGGCAATCCACGTTAAAGGACAGTTGCCCAACGCTCACTTCCACAAGGACTGGCAACGTTATGTTAAGACCTGGTTTGACCAACCTGGTCGTAAGTTGCATCGTCGTCAAGCTCGCCAAACCAAGGCTGCTAAGATTGCTCCTCGTCCCGTTGAGGCTCTTCGTCCTGCCGTTAAGCCACCCACTATTCGTTACAACATGAAGATTCGTGCTGGCCGTGGTTTCACTCTTGAAGAACTCAAGGCTGCTGGTGTTTCTCGTCGTGTCGCTCCTACCATCGGTATCCCCGTCGACCACCGTCGTCGCAACCGTTCTGAGGAGTCTTTACAACGTAACGTCGAGCGTCTTAAGGCTTACCTTGCCCACTTGATTGTCTTCCCTCGTAAGGCTGGTCAACCCAAGAAGGGTGATGCTACCGATGTTTCCGGTGCCAAGCAAGCTGATGCTAGCGTTGTCTTCCCCATCACTCAAGAAGCTGTTGAGGAAGCCAAGCCCATCACCGAAGACGCTAAGAAGTTCCAAGCTTTCAACACTCTCACCAACGAGCGTGCTCATGCTCGTCACCTCGGTGCTCGCATTGCCTACGCCAAGAAGCGTGCTGAAGAGGCTGAGGCTAAGAAGAAGTAA